The Desulfovibrio subterraneus genome has a segment encoding these proteins:
- a CDS encoding MlaE family ABC transporter permease, whose amino-acid sequence MWSELTILAKLINDLLRCFTGILRHRRAFYSWQSWNHMTAVGTGSVGIVAIIAACTGMILALQAAGQLEKVGALSYVANMVSVIIIKELGPLLTAIILTGRSGASFCAELATMKISEEIDALHVIGIDPIRFLVWPKLLAMAVMLPVLTLMADLVGIVSGGLFSAIFLGLTLKTYFEQCVNFLTVGDVFSGLIKALGFGITIAVISCWQGLMARDGAADVGRRTTKAVVQSIFLIILLDFFFTAINYTFM is encoded by the coding sequence ATGTGGAGTGAGCTGACTATTCTTGCAAAGCTGATCAACGATCTGCTCAGGTGCTTCACGGGCATTTTACGGCACAGGCGCGCCTTTTATTCATGGCAGAGCTGGAACCACATGACCGCAGTGGGTACGGGTTCCGTCGGCATCGTCGCCATTATCGCCGCCTGTACAGGCATGATTCTCGCGTTGCAGGCCGCAGGGCAGCTCGAAAAGGTGGGGGCCCTCAGCTATGTGGCCAACATGGTGTCTGTCATCATCATCAAGGAACTTGGCCCGCTGCTCACTGCCATAATCCTCACCGGCCGCTCGGGCGCCTCGTTCTGCGCCGAACTGGCCACCATGAAAATTTCGGAAGAGATAGACGCTCTGCATGTTATCGGCATAGACCCCATACGGTTTCTCGTCTGGCCCAAACTGCTGGCCATGGCGGTTATGCTGCCCGTACTCACGCTCATGGCAGACCTTGTGGGCATAGTCTCCGGCGGGTTGTTCTCCGCCATATTCCTCGGCCTTACTCTCAAGACCTATTTTGAACAGTGCGTGAACTTTCTGACCGTGGGCGATGTATTCTCCGGTCTCATAAAGGCACTGGGCTTCGGAATAACCATTGCTGTCATTTCCTGCTGGCAGGGACTCATGGCCCGCGACGGTGCTGCCGACGTGGGCAGAAGAACCACAAAGGCAGTGGTGCAGTCCATCTTCCTGATCATACTGCTCGACTTCTTTTTCACCGCCATCAACTACACCTTCATGTAA
- a CDS encoding MlaD family protein — MLNQAAGKREMARAGVTVVTGLIILGLFIIAFGGHRFWEKLDHYVIRFNGVKNLDVGRPVKYAGINVGRVLEIDVDKDDPGLVLVVIGLKDGFTVYDGTMASISQKGIVGDNFVLLNLSRKAGPALPPGSEIPQEPTPDIMEVAASMATMAAKLEPKISEIADSLRELLNTDNRKQVQSILVEMNGLLKDAHGMIGGLNSDFKGVAHDARDGIRETRQMVSETRQNLNAAINNLNAAITGVHGDTATTLKVLRTQVEAVGASVTGLSGQLQKDLDYDQRVVEEILDNTAELTHNLKVLTQSLKERPWQVIYPPDDRMKE; from the coding sequence GTGCTGAATCAGGCAGCAGGAAAAAGGGAAATGGCCCGTGCCGGCGTAACGGTTGTTACGGGGCTTATCATATTAGGTCTTTTCATCATTGCTTTCGGCGGCCACCGGTTCTGGGAAAAGCTTGACCACTACGTCATACGCTTCAACGGGGTGAAGAATCTGGATGTGGGCAGGCCGGTCAAGTATGCGGGCATCAATGTCGGCCGTGTGCTGGAAATTGATGTGGACAAGGACGACCCCGGTCTCGTGCTTGTGGTGATAGGCCTGAAGGATGGTTTTACCGTGTACGACGGCACCATGGCGTCCATTTCGCAGAAAGGCATAGTGGGCGACAACTTCGTGCTGCTGAACCTTTCGCGCAAGGCCGGTCCGGCCCTGCCGCCAGGCAGCGAGATTCCGCAGGAACCCACACCGGACATCATGGAAGTTGCGGCATCCATGGCCACCATGGCCGCCAAGCTTGAACCGAAGATTTCAGAGATTGCAGACAGCCTGCGCGAATTGCTCAATACGGACAACCGCAAGCAGGTGCAGAGCATTCTTGTGGAGATGAACGGGCTTCTGAAGGATGCTCATGGTATGATCGGCGGACTGAACAGCGATTTCAAGGGCGTGGCACACGATGCCAGAGACGGCATACGGGAAACACGCCAGATGGTGAGCGAAACCCGACAGAATCTTAATGCTGCCATAAACAACCTTAATGCGGCCATAACCGGCGTGCACGGAGATACCGCAACAACCCTTAAGGTGCTGCGCACGCAGGTGGAGGCGGTGGGCGCCTCGGTTACCGGCCTGAGCGGCCAGCTGCAGAAGGATCTTGATTACGACCAGCGCGTGGTTGAAGAGATTCTCGACAATACAGCCGAACTTACCCACAATCTCAAGGTGCTCACCCAGTCGCTCAAGGAACGTCCGTGGCAGGTCATCTATCCTCCGGACGACAGGATGAAGGAGTAA
- a CDS encoding ABC transporter ATP-binding protein, whose product MASRPKAPSITTKNLAVGYPGNVTLRDANITLPGGKISVILGGSGCGKSTLLRHILGLAVPSEGKIFIEDEDLFAMSPDRFYKHKRNMGVLFQDGALLGSLSLGENISLPLLEHTNLDEGTIQTMVRLKLSLVGLEQFMDYYPNQLSGGMRKRAGLARALVMDPRMLLCDEPSAGLDPITAAEVDRLILDLHEALGMTIVVVTHDLDSLFTIAEHVVVLHGGKVLFEGGIDALKSTEDIYIRQFLDRQPNIRQAPFL is encoded by the coding sequence ATGGCATCCAGACCCAAGGCACCAAGCATCACCACCAAAAATCTTGCGGTGGGGTACCCCGGAAACGTCACCCTGCGTGATGCCAACATTACACTGCCCGGCGGCAAGATATCCGTCATTCTTGGGGGCAGCGGGTGCGGCAAGTCAACGCTGCTGCGGCATATTCTCGGTCTGGCCGTACCCAGCGAAGGCAAGATTTTTATTGAAGACGAAGACCTGTTCGCCATGAGTCCGGACCGGTTCTACAAGCACAAGCGTAACATGGGCGTTCTATTTCAGGATGGCGCGCTGCTGGGGTCGCTGAGCCTTGGCGAGAATATTTCCCTGCCGTTGCTGGAGCACACAAATCTGGATGAAGGCACCATACAGACCATGGTGCGGCTCAAGCTCTCGCTGGTGGGGCTGGAACAGTTCATGGACTATTATCCCAACCAGCTTTCGGGCGGCATGCGCAAGCGGGCGGGACTGGCCCGTGCGCTGGTCATGGATCCGAGAATGCTGCTGTGCGATGAACCTTCTGCAGGACTGGACCCCATCACCGCGGCAGAGGTGGACAGGCTTATCCTTGATCTGCATGAGGCATTGGGTATGACCATTGTGGTTGTTACCCATGATCTCGACAGCCTTTTCACCATTGCGGAGCATGTTGTGGTGCTGCACGGTGGCAAGGTGTTGTTCGAGGGCGGCATAGATGCGCTGAAATCCACTGAAGATATTTACATCAGACAGTTTCTTGACCGGCAGCCCAACATCCGTCAGGCGCCCTTTTTGTAA
- a CDS encoding ABC-type transport auxiliary lipoprotein family protein, with amino-acid sequence MALVAVFLLAAVMISGCVGSKIPSEQILRIAPRQAAAMQANSTGDGTLGTSHRFGGPLILMENFESFPALDRSAVMMARGNVLTPSTRWYWEGAPASIATVSIASSLQANREYTLVWPARNRQEHQAVLTGRVERFEVREHESEMVISLRMALWTERGKVLLLTRSVDVHEPLSAMTPQAIADAASKGMASAAQSVGEWLKTEGLQAIAAQH; translated from the coding sequence ATGGCATTAGTGGCTGTCTTCCTTCTGGCTGCGGTGATGATCTCCGGCTGCGTGGGCAGCAAAATTCCTTCAGAGCAGATTCTGCGCATCGCGCCCCGTCAGGCTGCCGCAATGCAGGCCAACAGCACGGGCGACGGTACTCTTGGTACCTCGCACCGTTTCGGCGGACCGCTCATCCTCATGGAGAATTTCGAGAGCTTTCCTGCGCTGGACAGATCTGCCGTGATGATGGCGCGGGGCAATGTGCTCACCCCCAGCACCCGCTGGTACTGGGAAGGCGCTCCGGCATCCATTGCAACTGTCAGTATCGCATCGTCCCTGCAGGCCAACCGCGAGTACACGCTGGTGTGGCCCGCGCGCAACAGGCAGGAGCATCAGGCCGTGCTGACCGGCAGGGTGGAGCGCTTTGAAGTGCGTGAGCATGAGTCGGAAATGGTGATAAGCCTGCGCATGGCATTGTGGACCGAGCGGGGCAAGGTGCTTCTGCTCACCCGTTCCGTGGACGTGCATGAGCCTCTTTCCGCCATGACACCGCAGGCCATTGCCGATGCCGCTTCAAAGGGCATGGCTTCGGCAGCGCAATCCGTTGGCGAATGGCTGAAGACCGAAGGTTTGCAGGCCATAGCTGCACAGCACTAG
- a CDS encoding STAS domain-containing protein — protein sequence MAAKDLWTASKDNGFITLRGEIDYSVTPDVRSFLLGAVRETSGILKLDLGNVSYLDSSGLAVLIEARRVLMMDGRGLEVTDASPQVRKLFSLTQVGILFGM from the coding sequence ATGGCGGCGAAGGATCTTTGGACTGCAAGCAAGGACAATGGGTTCATTACGTTGCGGGGGGAGATAGACTATTCAGTCACACCCGACGTGCGCAGCTTTCTGCTGGGCGCCGTCAGGGAAACCAGCGGCATTCTCAAACTGGACCTCGGCAATGTCAGCTATCTCGATTCATCGGGTCTGGCCGTTCTCATTGAAGCCCGCAGGGTGCTGATGATGGACGGAAGAGGCCTTGAGGTAACAGACGCCTCACCTCAGGTGCGCAAGTTGTTCAGCCTGACGCAGGTCGGCATTCTCTTCGGGATGTAG